In Ananas comosus cultivar F153 unplaced genomic scaffold, ASM154086v1, whole genome shotgun sequence, one genomic interval encodes:
- the LOC109706286 gene encoding double-stranded RNA-binding protein 6-like — translation MAKPFFLHSTVAQQAASSSSELENNDEQEQIKIARALLNYRLKEKMAMAAHNPHISPFPKKFPQIPDNHRRPPAIQPQPSLCSKILPLIRPKSNPRARPVSPGFIPDNSTLPHKFPAAGAAPYVPIRQLGMTCHGMAPPVTIRTAVPVFSAPPLPPPPVAIMGRPPIRMASPVRIRPAVPVFAARPPVSAMSSVIPVQVKDVRAPVKEVLPVVVAPPPVQVQVKEPPPVVSEAPPAVSEAPPAASAAPPLKETDGNANCSADTVAKSPDKSIVVEGLXKNNVVSNFFEPMIIKHESNNEEKIEKKETSYHKIG, via the coding sequence ATGGCTAAACCATTCTTTCTTCATTCAACAGTGGCACAGCAAGCGGCGAGCTCATCATCCGAACTGGAGAACAACGACGAGCAGGAGCAGATCAAGATAGCCCGTGCGCTACTCAACTATCGGCTTAAGGAAAAGATGGCGATGGCCGCCCATAACCCTCACATCTCACCATTCCCCAAGAAGTTCCCACAAATCCCAGATAATCATAGAAGACCTCCAGCAATTCAACCTCAACCCTCCTTGTGCTCAAAAATTCTCCCGCTGATCCGACCGAAATCTAATCCGAGAGCCCGACCTGTTTCCCCTGGTTTTATACCAGATAATAGTACATTACCGCACAAGTTCCCTGCTGCCGGAGCTGCACCTTATGTTCCTATTAGGCAGTTGGGGATGACTTGCCATGGAATGGCTCCGCCGGTGACAATAAGGACAGCTGTGCCGGTGTTCTCAGCTCCGCCTCTTCCGCCACCGCCAGTGGCCATTATGGGCCGCCCGCCAATTCGGATGGCGTCACCTGTTCGTATCAGGCCTGCTGTTCCAGTGTTTGCCGCTAGGCCTCCCGTATCGGCCATGAGTTCTGTCATTCCTGTTCAGGTAAAGGATGTCCGTGCACCAGTTAAGGAAGTGCTGCCGGTTGTGGTGGCCCCGCCACCCGTTCAGGTTCAAGTGAAGGAACCGCCGCCAGTGGTTTCCGAAGCGCCGCCGGCGGTTTCCGAAGCACCGCCGGCTGCCTCCGCCGCCCCTCCTCTGAAGGAGACCGACGGAAACGCCAACTGTAGTGCAGACACTGTTGCGAAAAGTCCCGACAAAAGTATAGTAGTAGAGGGGTTGANTAAGAATAATGTCGTCTCAAACTTTTTCGAGCCAATGATAATCAAACATGAGTCAAATAACGAGGAGAAAATTGAGAAGAAGGAAACATCCTATCATAAAATAGGATAA
- the LOC109706287 gene encoding pectin acetylesterase 12-like, translated as MKALWACASLGFVLVNCVHGLERWNVSNRSLVSNPLLVGLTLIQSAAAQGAVCLDGSLPGYHLHPGYGSGANSWLVNLEGGGWCGDVSSCVFRKTNRRGSSNYMEKEIPFTGILSDKREENPDFYNWNRVKVRYCDGASFTGEGHNRAAGLFFRGQRIYVAAMQELMLRGMRNADQALLAGCSAGGLATIQHCDEFRALFPGSTRVKCLADAGMFLDTADIAGGRTLRSFFGDIVNLQHSARSLPTSCTSRMDAISCFFPQNVLPNIQTPLFILNTAYDVWQLQQSLAPKTVDPQGHWAKCRRNHLFCDTNQINFLQGFRNEMLNYLKGFSTSRQNGLFINSCFAHCQMERQDTWYASNSPLIENKRVATAVGDWYFERTLVKAIDCAYPCDRTCHNLVFKTSN; from the exons atgAAGGCATTGTGGGCGTGTGCCTCATTAGGCTTTGTTTTGGTGAACTGTGTTCATGGGTTAGAGAGGTGGAATGTGAGCAATCGGTCCTTGGTGAGCAATCCCCTGCTTGTGGGCTTGACTCTCATTCAATCCGCCGCGGCGCAGGGAGCTG TATGCTTAGATGGAAGCTTACCTGGTTACCACCTACATCCTGGGTATGGATCCGGCGCAAATAGTTGGCTAGTTAATCTAGAG GGCGGAGGCTGGTGTGGCGACGTTAGTTCTTGTGTTTTCCGCAAGACAAATCGTCGCGGCTCATCAAACTACATGGAAAAGGAGATTCCGTTTACAGGAATACTCAGCGACAAACGTGAAGAAAATCCTG ACTTTTATAACTGGAACCGAGTAAAAGTTCGCTACTGCGATGGAGCATCTTTTACTGGTGAAGGCCACAATAGG GCCGCAGGGCTATTTTTCCGAGGTCAGAGGATCTATGTAGCTGCTATGCAAGAACTTATGCTAAGGGGAATGCGCAATGCTGATCAG GCCCTCCTTGCCGGGTGTTCTGCTGGGGGGCTCGCTACCATACAACACTGCGATGAATTCCGAGCATTATTTCCAGGAAGCACGAGAGTCAAGTGTCTTGCAGATGCGGGCATGTTCCTCGACAC TGCCGACATTGCCGGAGGGCGCACACTAAGATCTTTCTTTGGAGATATAGTTAATTTACAG CACTCCGCGAGGAGCTTGCCCACGAGCTGCACTTCTCGCATGGACGCAATTTCG TGCTTCTTTCCGCAGAATGTGTTGCCCAACATTCAGACTCCTCTTTTCATTTTGAATACCGCGTACGACGTGTGGCAG CTCCAGCAAAGTTTAGCCCCGAAAACAGTTGATCCGCAAGGGCATTGGGCAAAATGTAGGAGGAATCACTTGTTTTGCGACACCAATCAGATCAACTTTTTGCAAG GATTCAGGAATGAAATGCTTAATTATCTAAAAGGTTTCTCCACGTCAAGGCAAAATGGGCTCTTTATAAATTCGTGTTTCGCTCATTGTCAAATGGAGAGGCAGGACACGTGGTACGCGAGTAACTCTCCACTTATCGAGAACAAG AGAGTCGCAACTGCTGTTGGCGATTGGTATTTCGAACGGACTCTGGTGAAGGCGATTGACTGTGCATACCCCTGTGACAGGACCTGCCATAATCTCGTTTTCAAAACGAGCAATTAG